A genomic stretch from Verrucomicrobiia bacterium includes:
- a CDS encoding PTS sugar transporter subunit IIA, protein MSKGPKPSPSKIASLLSPEAIRLELQAKQKVAALREVAELLAQSKCVGNFEAFFNEILQRERVSNTALGHDVAIPHARTDQCSDILIAVGRSRDGIDFEAKDGQPVKLIFLIGTPKQMVTDYLRVVGTLARLLRQDDLRQHLLDAPDAAAFIKIIETAES, encoded by the coding sequence ATGTCTAAAGGACCGAAACCTTCTCCATCGAAAATTGCGTCGTTGTTAAGTCCCGAGGCAATCCGACTGGAGTTGCAGGCGAAACAGAAAGTCGCGGCGCTGCGTGAAGTCGCGGAATTGCTGGCGCAAAGCAAATGTGTTGGCAATTTCGAGGCGTTCTTCAATGAAATCTTACAGCGCGAACGCGTCAGCAACACGGCTCTCGGCCACGATGTTGCGATTCCCCACGCGCGCACCGACCAGTGCTCCGACATCCTGATCGCCGTTGGCCGCAGCCGCGACGGGATTGATTTTGAAGCCAAAGATGGCCAACCCGTAAAGTTAATCTTCCTGATCGGCACACCGAAACAGATGGTGACCGATTACTTGCGCGTAGTGGGAACCCTCGCACGCCTGCTCCGGCAGGACGATCTCCGTCAGCACTTACTGGATGCCCCGGACGCCGCCGCATTTATCAAGATCATAGAAACTGCCGAGTCGTAA
- the trxB gene encoding thioredoxin-disulfide reductase — protein sequence MENVIIIGSGCAGWTAALYTARANLYPLLLTGEQPGGLLTTTSIVENYPGFPEGVDGTELMMAMQKQAERFGTRTRYGVTVTKVDFSKSPSRLWLDNEVVEAKAIIIATGASHRHLGLKNEGLLERKGVTYCATCDGALPMFRNQTLVVVGGGDSACEEATYLTHFASKVYLIHRRDSLRASKIMAERVFANPKIQLVWDTTVTDIYDSKKGIVTGVQLKNVKTGTSSELPCAGVFVAIGHVPSTDLFKGQIDRDGDGFILCKNGTYTSVAGVFAAGDCVDRVYRQAVTAAGTGCAAAIDAERYLASLKT from the coding sequence ATGGAAAACGTGATTATTATTGGCTCCGGTTGCGCTGGTTGGACGGCGGCGCTGTACACCGCGCGCGCGAATCTATACCCGCTGTTGCTCACCGGCGAGCAACCCGGCGGGTTGCTCACCACGACGAGCATCGTTGAGAACTACCCGGGTTTTCCCGAGGGTGTCGATGGCACCGAATTGATGATGGCGATGCAGAAGCAGGCGGAACGTTTTGGCACGCGGACCCGCTACGGTGTGACCGTGACAAAAGTTGATTTCAGCAAGTCGCCTTCCCGGTTGTGGCTGGACAATGAAGTTGTCGAAGCGAAGGCGATCATCATTGCAACCGGCGCTTCACATCGGCATCTGGGACTGAAGAACGAGGGATTGCTCGAGCGCAAAGGCGTGACGTATTGTGCAACGTGCGACGGAGCCCTGCCGATGTTTCGCAACCAAACCCTGGTCGTTGTCGGCGGCGGAGACTCGGCATGTGAAGAGGCCACTTACCTGACGCACTTTGCGTCGAAGGTGTATCTCATTCACCGGCGCGACAGCCTCCGCGCCTCGAAGATCATGGCTGAACGGGTCTTTGCGAATCCAAAGATTCAGCTCGTATGGGACACGACCGTGACGGACATCTATGATTCCAAGAAGGGCATCGTGACCGGCGTGCAACTCAAGAACGTCAAGACGGGCACATCGTCCGAACTGCCCTGTGCGGGCGTATTCGTAGCAATTGGCCACGTGCCTTCCACGGATCTATTCAAGGGGCAAATTGATCGGGACGGCGACGGCTTCATCCTCTGCAAGAATGGCACCTACACGAGTGTGGCGGGTGTGTTCGCAGCAGGCGACTGCGTGGATCGCGTATACCGGCAGGCGGTCACAGCGGCGGGAACTGGCTGCGCGGCAGCGATCGACGCGGAGCGCTATCTGGCCTCACTGAAAACGTGA